Proteins encoded within one genomic window of Formosa agariphila KMM 3901:
- a CDS encoding endonuclease MutS2, with translation MINIHQKTLQDLEFQTVLEQVSEYCITNLGHNAALEILPFKHKEDVLNALQLTHEYVSSFYNDNRIPNHGFDDITKELQLLKIENTYLEVHSLKKIVSISQATNEIIVFLKKFIEYYPNLYQSASHIEITKVLIESINAKVDRFGDIKNNASPLLYEIRQTMNKLKGQINQSFTTALNMYQGLEYLDDIRESVVENKRVLAVKAMYRRKVKGSIMGSSKTGSIVFIEPEATLKYTRELHNLQFEEKEEIVKILKYLTNYIRPYIGLLNDYQSFLINIDLIAAKAQYAKSLNAILPEITEERSMYLRDAYHPLLYLTNSKKDKTTYPQTITLNEDNRIIVISGPNAGGKSITLKTVGLLQIMLQSGMLIPVHERSKTYIFDRVLSDIGDNQSIENHLSTYSYRLKQMNYFLKKCNSRTLFLIDEFGTGSDPELGGALAETFLEEFYEREAYGIITTHYSNLKILANELPYMQNANMQFNNKTLEPIFKLVLGQAGSSFTFEVAQKNGIPYSLINKAKKKIEGSKVRFDATIAKLQKERNKLEKTERSLKVNEQKKLSEAEKLEEINTKIQKKLESYQELYDSNQRYIYLGQKLNDISEKYFNNKRKKEMLDELFKVVQIENSKRKRVSAKQNKIQKAKAQKVVKEAEKKVEVIRQKKKIAKQKAIEAPKPKVTLKLGDRVRMIDGKAVGSIDTIEKNKAIVNYGIFTTNVNLDQLELVEAKK, from the coding sequence ATGATAAACATTCACCAGAAAACCTTACAGGATTTAGAATTTCAAACCGTATTAGAACAAGTTAGTGAATATTGCATCACTAATTTAGGACATAACGCTGCACTAGAAATTTTACCTTTTAAACATAAAGAAGACGTTTTAAACGCACTTCAATTAACTCATGAATATGTATCATCGTTTTATAACGATAACCGTATACCTAATCATGGTTTCGATGATATTACCAAAGAACTCCAACTTCTTAAAATTGAAAACACTTATTTAGAAGTACATAGTTTAAAGAAGATTGTATCCATTTCGCAAGCTACTAATGAGATTATTGTATTCTTGAAAAAATTTATAGAATACTACCCTAATTTATATCAAAGTGCGTCTCATATAGAAATTACCAAGGTACTTATAGAAAGTATAAATGCCAAAGTAGACCGATTTGGAGATATAAAAAATAACGCTTCGCCCCTGCTTTATGAAATAAGGCAAACCATGAATAAGCTTAAAGGTCAAATTAACCAAAGTTTTACCACGGCTTTAAACATGTATCAAGGTTTAGAATATTTAGACGATATTCGAGAATCTGTGGTAGAAAACAAACGTGTTTTAGCCGTTAAAGCCATGTATAGACGAAAAGTAAAAGGGTCTATTATGGGAAGCAGTAAAACAGGAAGTATTGTATTTATTGAACCTGAAGCGACTTTAAAATATACACGAGAATTACATAATTTACAATTCGAAGAAAAAGAGGAAATTGTTAAAATTCTTAAATATTTAACCAATTACATCAGGCCTTATATCGGCTTGTTAAACGATTATCAATCGTTTCTAATAAATATCGATTTAATTGCTGCCAAAGCTCAATATGCTAAATCTTTAAATGCTATTCTCCCTGAAATAACAGAAGAACGCAGCATGTACTTGCGCGATGCATATCACCCTTTATTATATTTAACAAATTCTAAAAAGGATAAAACTACTTACCCGCAAACCATAACGTTAAACGAAGACAATAGAATTATTGTAATATCTGGCCCGAATGCAGGTGGAAAAAGTATTACTCTAAAAACAGTGGGTTTACTTCAAATTATGTTACAAAGCGGGATGTTAATACCTGTTCACGAACGTAGTAAAACTTATATTTTTGACCGTGTGTTAAGTGATATTGGTGATAATCAATCTATAGAAAATCATTTAAGTACGTACAGTTATCGCTTAAAGCAAATGAATTACTTCTTGAAAAAGTGCAACAGTAGAACGCTTTTTTTAATCGATGAATTTGGTACCGGATCAGACCCAGAACTTGGTGGTGCACTTGCTGAGACTTTTTTAGAAGAGTTTTACGAACGAGAAGCATACGGGATTATTACAACCCACTACTCCAATCTTAAAATTCTTGCTAATGAATTGCCGTATATGCAAAATGCCAATATGCAATTTAACAACAAAACGTTAGAACCCATTTTTAAATTGGTTTTAGGTCAAGCAGGAAGTTCGTTTACGTTTGAAGTGGCTCAGAAAAATGGTATTCCATATAGCTTAATAAACAAAGCGAAAAAAAAGATTGAAGGTAGTAAAGTACGTTTTGATGCCACTATTGCGAAACTTCAAAAAGAACGCAATAAGTTAGAGAAAACAGAACGTTCTCTTAAAGTTAACGAACAGAAAAAACTGTCGGAAGCAGAAAAATTAGAAGAAATTAACACTAAAATTCAGAAGAAGTTAGAAAGCTATCAAGAGCTTTACGATAGCAATCAACGCTACATTTATTTAGGACAAAAACTGAATGATATTTCTGAAAAATATTTCAACAATAAGCGTAAAAAGGAAATGTTAGACGAACTTTTTAAAGTTGTACAAATAGAAAACTCTAAAAGGAAACGCGTTTCTGCTAAACAAAATAAAATTCAGAAAGCCAAAGCGCAAAAAGTCGTTAAGGAAGCTGAAAAGAAAGTTGAAGTTATTAGACAAAAGAAAAAAATTGCGAAACAAAAAGCAATAGAAGCCCCCAAACCTAAAGTGACTTTAAAATTAGGGGATCGCGTACGAATGATTGACGGAAAAGCTGTTGGAAGTATTGATACGATTGAGAAAAATAAAGCCATTGTAAATTATGGCATTTTTACGACTAATGTTAATTTGGATCAACTAGAACTTGTAGAAGCTAAAAAATAA
- a CDS encoding DUF3575 domain-containing protein, whose amino-acid sequence MKTLLATFISVICFCQFAQAQEFDYDTGKTYSNYKNEVSLEVLQLINGLYQLSYERYIWNNFTANLGVGYKGKEGLVKFSGLDGDHIKTDEIFYTGFQIIPEIRYYLKSTARKPLSGFYFGAYLKYSNYNSDLNGTYIDRTNTSYDVEFDMGTTITSVGLMFGYKLPISKHFNIDFMIAGPGSGNYKFRFENKRDLPDEFYDDLNNTLENHSILDIINSDFKFSQVNRSSKFSALSFRYGIAIGYTF is encoded by the coding sequence ATGAAAACGCTATTAGCCACCTTTATAAGTGTAATCTGCTTTTGTCAATTTGCACAAGCCCAAGAATTCGATTATGATACAGGAAAAACGTATTCAAATTACAAAAATGAAGTCTCATTAGAAGTCCTTCAACTAATTAATGGACTGTATCAATTATCTTACGAACGCTATATCTGGAATAATTTTACAGCTAATTTAGGTGTGGGGTATAAAGGAAAGGAAGGTTTGGTAAAATTTTCTGGATTGGATGGTGACCATATTAAAACCGATGAAATTTTTTATACCGGATTTCAAATAATACCAGAAATACGCTATTATTTAAAAAGTACAGCTCGTAAACCTTTAAGTGGGTTTTATTTTGGAGCCTATTTAAAATACTCAAATTATAACAGCGATTTAAACGGAACTTATATTGATAGAACTAATACAAGTTATGATGTGGAATTCGATATGGGAACTACGATTACTTCGGTTGGACTTATGTTTGGATATAAATTACCGATTTCAAAACACTTCAATATCGATTTTATGATTGCAGGTCCTGGATCAGGGAATTATAAATTCAGATTTGAAAACAAAAGAGATTTACCAGATGAATTTTACGATGACTTAAATAATACGCTTGAGAATCATAGTATATTGGATATTATAAATTCTGATTTTAAATTTTCTCAAGTGAATCGTAGCTCTAAATTTTCGGCATTATCGTTTAGATATGGAATTGCCATAGGTTATACGTTTTAA
- a CDS encoding thiol-disulfide oxidoreductase DCC family protein: MNPINNNEKLILFDGVCNLCDHSVQFVIKHDKNNRFKFTTLQGETAKPILEFFTIDTQRVDSILLYTPDNKLFTKSTAALKIAAHLYFPINLLSVFLIIPKFIRDFVYDFIARNRYKWYGKKEACMIPTKALKAKFLE, from the coding sequence ATGAATCCAATAAATAACAACGAAAAACTTATTCTTTTTGATGGTGTTTGCAATTTATGCGATCATTCTGTTCAGTTTGTAATTAAACATGACAAAAACAATCGTTTTAAGTTTACAACTTTACAAGGTGAAACTGCTAAACCTATTTTGGAATTCTTTACAATAGATACACAAAGAGTTGATTCTATTTTACTTTACACCCCTGATAACAAATTATTCACGAAATCTACCGCAGCTTTAAAAATTGCTGCACATTTATATTTTCCAATTAATTTATTAAGTGTATTTTTAATAATACCTAAATTTATTAGAGATTTTGTTTACGACTTTATAGCTAGAAACAGATATAAATGGTATGGTAAAAAAGAGGCTTGTATGATTCCTACCAAAGCGTTGAAAGCTAAATTTTTAGAATAA
- a CDS encoding IS256 family transposase — MKPEDLLNEDFLKQFKNAPELTSFLEQLHKRGIEKLLEGELDAHLDYDKHKKSKAANLRNGYTKKKLKSVLGETEIQVPRDRDSSFNPLIVKKRESTTEGIENIIISLYAKGMSNSDIEEQIRELYDFNISTSTISRITDKITEDVIAWRNRPLEATYLIVWMDGIVFKVRENSKVINKTIYIAVGLRTDGKKEVLGLWLGKNESSAFWMSVLTDIKARGTQDILITATDNLNGFTDTIKTIFPKSTTQICVVHQIRNSCRYVVWKDKKEFTRDMKQIYTAPTKEAAKAALNDFKTKWDSKYSYAIKSWENNWDELTVFFDFPIEIRTIIYTTNLIENLNGKIRKYTKNKLSFPTDEAVMKSVFLALRESTKKWTMPIRNWGVILNQFLAIFENRIKL; from the coding sequence ATGAAACCAGAAGATTTATTAAACGAAGACTTTTTAAAACAATTCAAGAATGCACCAGAGCTAACATCCTTTTTAGAACAGTTGCACAAACGTGGTATTGAGAAGTTACTAGAAGGGGAACTAGATGCCCATTTAGACTACGATAAGCACAAAAAAAGTAAAGCAGCCAACCTTCGAAATGGTTACACTAAAAAGAAATTAAAATCCGTTTTAGGAGAAACAGAGATTCAAGTTCCTCGAGACCGTGATAGTTCTTTTAATCCTTTAATTGTAAAGAAAAGAGAAAGTACAACAGAAGGCATCGAAAATATTATTATATCGCTTTATGCCAAAGGCATGAGTAACAGTGATATTGAAGAACAAATACGTGAGCTGTACGATTTTAATATTTCTACATCCACTATTTCAAGGATTACAGATAAGATTACAGAAGATGTTATTGCTTGGCGGAACAGGCCTTTGGAGGCCACTTACCTAATTGTTTGGATGGATGGCATCGTATTTAAAGTTAGGGAAAACTCTAAAGTCATAAACAAGACTATTTATATTGCAGTAGGCCTGAGAACAGATGGCAAAAAGGAAGTCCTAGGATTATGGTTAGGTAAAAATGAATCTTCAGCCTTTTGGATGAGTGTTTTAACCGATATTAAAGCTCGAGGAACTCAAGATATACTTATCACAGCTACCGATAATTTAAATGGATTTACGGATACTATTAAAACTATTTTTCCGAAATCAACGACTCAAATTTGTGTTGTGCATCAAATAAGAAATTCGTGTCGTTACGTGGTCTGGAAGGACAAAAAGGAATTTACTCGTGACATGAAGCAAATCTATACTGCTCCTACAAAAGAAGCTGCCAAAGCTGCTTTAAATGACTTCAAAACTAAATGGGATTCTAAATATTCTTACGCCATTAAAAGTTGGGAAAATAATTGGGATGAGCTTACAGTATTCTTTGATTTTCCTATTGAAATAAGAACCATAATCTACACCACAAATCTTATAGAAAACCTAAATGGAAAGATACGGAAATACACAAAAAACAAACTCTCGTTTCCAACCGATGAAGCAGTTATGAAATCCGTGTTTTTAGCTTTGAGAGAAAGCACTAAAAAATGGACCATGCCAATCAGAAATTGGGGAGTGATACTAAATCAATTTTTAGCTATATTTGAAAACAGGATTAAGTTATAA
- a CDS encoding DsbA family oxidoreductase: MTEKLKIDIVSDVVCPWCAIGYKRLEKAITELGIQDQVEIEWQPFELNPNMPITGQNVQEHIEEKYGATLEQQKESQQHMTDVGAELGFTFDYFDDMRMVNTFDAHVLLEYAHKFGKQTELKMKLMTSFFSERKDVSDQSILKQALLDVGLNAEEGLALLDNSEARTEIKNKEKYWQQMGVSSVPTIVFNRKSAVTGAQPVDVFKSVLKEILETA; encoded by the coding sequence ATGACAGAAAAATTAAAAATAGATATAGTATCAGATGTTGTATGTCCGTGGTGTGCCATTGGATATAAACGTTTAGAAAAAGCCATCACAGAATTGGGGATACAAGACCAGGTTGAAATTGAATGGCAACCTTTCGAATTAAATCCGAATATGCCTATTACAGGACAAAATGTTCAGGAACATATTGAAGAAAAATATGGGGCGACTTTAGAACAACAGAAAGAATCTCAACAACATATGACAGACGTAGGAGCAGAGCTTGGTTTTACGTTCGATTATTTTGATGATATGCGTATGGTTAACACTTTTGATGCTCATGTTTTATTGGAATATGCGCATAAATTTGGGAAACAAACGGAGTTGAAAATGAAGTTAATGACTTCTTTTTTTAGTGAAAGAAAAGATGTTTCAGATCAGTCAATTTTAAAACAAGCATTATTAGATGTGGGTTTAAATGCTGAGGAAGGTTTAGCTTTATTAGATAATTCTGAGGCTAGAACTGAGATAAAAAACAAAGAAAAATATTGGCAACAAATGGGAGTTTCATCTGTGCCTACAATAGTTTTTAATAGGAAGAGTGCTGTAACAGGAGCGCAACCTGTAGATGTGTTTAAAAGTGTGTTAAAAGAGATATTAGAAACCGCTTAA
- a CDS encoding EthD family reductase, which yields MIKVSVMYPNSEGVKFDTDYYKHTHLAMVSKACGETLKGMELDLASKVSNVPAPYVAIAHLRFENLETFQKAFGPHAETFAADLKNYSNVKGELQISELITF from the coding sequence ATGATAAAAGTATCTGTAATGTATCCAAACTCTGAAGGTGTTAAGTTTGATACAGATTATTATAAACACACACACTTAGCCATGGTGTCTAAAGCTTGTGGCGAGACTTTAAAAGGTATGGAGTTAGATTTAGCAAGTAAAGTGTCAAACGTACCTGCTCCATATGTTGCAATAGCGCATTTAAGATTTGAAAACCTAGAGACTTTTCAGAAAGCCTTCGGACCACATGCCGAAACGTTTGCTGCAGATTTAAAGAACTATTCTAATGTAAAAGGAGAACTTCAAATTAGTGAACTGATAACATTTTAA
- a CDS encoding carboxymuconolactone decarboxylase family protein: MTTLKIQNKETAPKESIALMESSEKANGMLPGLHAVLAGSPQLFEAYQTLHGLFSNSSFNNEELTVVWQTINVEHACHYCVPAHTGIAKMMKVDDAITEALRNETPLEDAKLEALRTLTLSMVRNRGHVSQEELDAFYAAGYGERQVLDIILGLSQKVISNYTNHIANTPVDTPFKKFEWTKDNA, from the coding sequence ATGACAACATTAAAAATTCAGAATAAAGAAACAGCGCCAAAAGAAAGTATTGCATTAATGGAAAGTTCAGAAAAAGCAAACGGTATGCTACCTGGTTTACATGCTGTATTAGCTGGTTCTCCTCAATTATTTGAAGCCTACCAAACTTTACACGGTTTATTTTCAAACTCTTCATTTAACAACGAAGAATTAACCGTAGTGTGGCAAACGATTAACGTGGAACATGCATGTCATTACTGTGTACCAGCACACACAGGAATTGCAAAAATGATGAAAGTAGACGATGCAATTACTGAAGCTTTACGTAATGAAACACCACTTGAAGATGCTAAATTAGAAGCATTACGTACATTAACGTTATCTATGGTTCGTAATCGCGGACACGTTTCTCAAGAAGAATTAGATGCGTTTTATGCTGCAGGTTACGGTGAAAGACAAGTATTAGATATCATTTTAGGATTGTCTCAAAAAGTAATAAGTAATTATACAAATCACATCGCAAATACACCTGTAGATACACCATTCAAAAAATTTGAATGGACTAAAGATAATGCGTAA
- a CDS encoding TetR/AcrR family transcriptional regulator, with the protein MARKKEYIEEEVIEKAMQVFWKNGYETTSMYMLEQAMGINKFSIYSSFGSKNGLFLESLKCYKKKLNTLIVILKSSTKGIEGLKAYFKDFIVFSKVNDSGRGCLITNTANEVGEDTDQEIKTVLESYTNEVRTVFKSVLAQDTSKNEFTLEAQADYLLISMIGLSSASKLFNSTQLEHYIEHVFKNV; encoded by the coding sequence ATGGCTAGAAAAAAGGAATATATAGAAGAAGAAGTAATCGAAAAAGCAATGCAAGTGTTTTGGAAAAATGGTTATGAAACAACGTCTATGTATATGTTGGAACAAGCTATGGGTATAAACAAGTTCTCAATTTATTCTAGTTTTGGCAGTAAAAACGGGCTGTTCCTTGAAAGTCTTAAATGTTATAAAAAAAAATTAAATACACTGATAGTTATCTTAAAATCTTCGACTAAGGGTATAGAAGGTTTAAAAGCTTACTTCAAAGATTTTATAGTATTTAGTAAAGTTAATGACAGCGGAAGAGGTTGCTTAATTACGAATACAGCTAATGAAGTTGGCGAAGATACAGACCAAGAGATTAAAACGGTTTTAGAATCGTATACTAATGAAGTTAGAACAGTATTTAAATCTGTTTTAGCACAGGACACATCTAAAAACGAATTTACATTGGAAGCGCAAGCAGATTATTTATTAATTTCTATGATTGGCTTATCATCCGCTTCAAAATTATTTAATAGTACACAATTAGAACATTATATCGAACACGTTTTTAAAAACGTATAA
- a CDS encoding dicarboxylate/amino acid:cation symporter — MKKLALHWQILIGMVLGVVFALIMTQFEWGSTFVSNWIKPFGNIFINSLKLIAVPLILGSLIKGVSDLKDISKLSQMGGRTIGTYILTTLIAVSIGLAVVNIIKPGHSITDETRLQLVENYKGDADSKIAAAAKQKEAGPLQALEDIVPSNIFQAASDNGNMLQVIFFAIFFGIGLILIPEEQSKPVKDFFDGFNEVILKLIDIIMLAAPYGVFALLAALIVEAPSADLFKALSWYAFSVILGLLLMMAVYTAIVFIFTKRTPKFFINGISPAQLLAFSTSSSAATLPLTMERVEEHLGVEEEVASFVLPIGATINMDGTSLYQAVAAVFIAQAFGMDLSLSAQLGIIVTATLASIGSAAVPGAGMVMLVIVLAQAGIPEAGLALIFAVDRPLDMCRTVVNVTGDAAVSMVVAKSVDKLGEPNVKDWNDHYKN; from the coding sequence ATGAAGAAACTCGCATTGCATTGGCAAATATTAATAGGAATGGTTTTAGGAGTTGTGTTCGCATTAATCATGACACAATTTGAATGGGGAAGTACTTTTGTTAGCAATTGGATTAAACCTTTTGGAAACATCTTTATAAATTCATTAAAACTCATTGCAGTACCTTTAATATTAGGGTCGTTAATAAAAGGAGTTTCAGATTTAAAAGACATTTCAAAACTCTCTCAAATGGGGGGACGTACTATAGGAACTTATATTTTAACCACATTAATAGCCGTTTCTATAGGTTTGGCTGTAGTAAATATTATTAAGCCTGGACATTCTATTACCGATGAAACGCGACTGCAGTTGGTAGAAAATTATAAAGGTGATGCAGATTCTAAAATTGCTGCTGCCGCCAAACAAAAAGAAGCTGGCCCCTTACAAGCACTAGAAGACATTGTACCAAGTAACATTTTTCAAGCTGCTAGCGATAACGGAAATATGCTTCAAGTGATTTTCTTTGCTATTTTCTTTGGTATAGGTTTAATTCTTATTCCTGAAGAACAATCGAAACCCGTAAAAGATTTTTTTGACGGATTTAATGAAGTGATTTTAAAACTTATAGATATTATTATGCTTGCCGCACCTTATGGTGTATTTGCTTTATTAGCGGCTTTAATTGTAGAGGCACCAAGTGCCGATTTATTTAAAGCCTTAAGTTGGTATGCATTCAGTGTTATTTTAGGGCTTTTGCTTATGATGGCTGTGTATACAGCAATCGTATTTATTTTTACTAAAAGGACACCTAAATTCTTTATAAATGGTATCTCTCCAGCACAACTATTAGCCTTTTCTACAAGTAGTAGTGCGGCGACATTACCACTTACTATGGAACGTGTTGAAGAACATTTAGGCGTAGAAGAAGAAGTGGCAAGTTTTGTATTACCAATAGGTGCTACAATTAATATGGATGGTACAAGTTTGTACCAAGCAGTAGCGGCTGTATTTATAGCGCAAGCTTTTGGTATGGATTTAAGTTTAAGTGCACAGTTAGGAATTATAGTAACTGCAACTTTAGCCTCTATAGGAAGTGCTGCAGTACCTGGAGCAGGTATGGTTATGTTAGTAATTGTTTTAGCACAAGCTGGAATTCCAGAAGCTGGTTTAGCGTTAATTTTCGCAGTAGATCGCCCATTAGACATGTGTAGAACTGTTGTAAATGTTACTGGAGACGCTGCTGTTTCTATGGTGGTTGCAAAGTCGGTCGATAAATTAGGGGAGCCTAATGTAAAAGATTGGAACGACCATTATAAAAACTAA
- the aroC gene encoding chorismate synthase has protein sequence MAGNSFGKIFKLTTFGESHGVALGGVLDGCPAGISIDFDAIQNEMNRRKPGQSAIVTQRKEPDEVKFLSGVFEGKTTGTSIGFIIENANQKSHDYSHIKDSFRPSHADYVYEKKYGVRDYRGGGRSSARETACRVVAGAVAKQFLKDIEIQAFTSSVGDIFMEKPYQDVDISNAENNIVRCPDTETADRMISKIKEIRKAGDTIGGTVTCVIKNVPIGLGEPVFDKLHAELGKAMLSINAVKGFEYGSGFCGAKMKGSEHNDLYNTDGTTKTNLSGGIQGGISNGMDIYFRVAFKPVATIMQTQDTIDKDGNIVKMEGKGRHDPCVVPRAVPIVEAMAALVLADYFLLDKTYQ, from the coding sequence ATGGCGGGAAATTCCTTTGGAAAAATATTTAAACTTACCACTTTTGGTGAATCACATGGCGTTGCACTAGGTGGAGTATTAGATGGATGCCCAGCGGGTATTTCAATAGATTTTGATGCCATTCAAAATGAAATGAATCGTAGAAAACCAGGGCAATCAGCGATTGTAACACAAAGAAAAGAGCCAGATGAAGTTAAATTTTTATCAGGTGTTTTTGAAGGTAAAACTACGGGAACATCTATTGGATTTATTATTGAAAATGCCAACCAGAAATCTCACGATTATTCTCATATAAAGGATTCTTTCCGTCCGTCGCATGCCGATTATGTTTACGAAAAAAAATACGGCGTTCGCGATTATAGAGGTGGAGGACGTAGTTCTGCTAGAGAAACAGCTTGTCGCGTTGTGGCAGGTGCCGTTGCAAAACAATTCTTAAAAGATATAGAAATTCAGGCATTTACATCTTCAGTGGGCGATATCTTTATGGAAAAACCATATCAGGATGTCGACATTAGTAATGCTGAAAATAACATTGTGCGTTGTCCAGATACTGAAACTGCGGATAGAATGATTTCAAAAATTAAAGAAATCAGAAAAGCAGGAGATACTATTGGAGGAACAGTAACTTGTGTTATTAAGAACGTACCCATAGGATTAGGTGAACCTGTTTTCGACAAATTACATGCCGAATTAGGAAAAGCCATGCTGTCTATTAATGCTGTAAAAGGCTTTGAATATGGTAGCGGATTTTGTGGAGCAAAAATGAAAGGGAGCGAACATAACGATTTGTATAATACAGACGGCACTACAAAAACCAATCTTTCAGGTGGTATTCAAGGTGGAATAAGTAACGGTATGGATATATACTTTAGAGTTGCTTTTAAACCAGTAGCGACAATTATGCAAACGCAAGATACCATTGATAAAGATGGTAATATTGTGAAAATGGAAGGAAAAGGACGTCATGACCCATGTGTTGTGCCAAGAGCTGTACCTATAGTAGAAGCTATGGCAGCATTAGTATTAGCCGATTATTTTTTACTAGATAAAACATATCAATAA
- a CDS encoding UDP-2,3-diacylglucosamine diphosphatase — MKIKRKIEIAVISDVHLGTFGCHAKELYSYLNSIDPKKLILNGDIIDVWQFNKRYFPKSHMQVIKKIMDMASDGVEVIYITGNHDEMLRRFSESTIGNFSIVDKYVTELNGKTAWFFHGDIFDVSIQNAKWLAKLGGYGYDFLILINQMVNWGLDKMGKEKYSISKRIKNGVKGAVKYINDFEDVATDLAIEQGYDYVICGHIHQPKMLIKENKYGKTMYLNSGDWVENFTALEYQFKRWKIYNYNHDKLSPFFVDEDLKGMNMQDLIAAITIVDKKKKKKKDKKAKKSE; from the coding sequence TTGAAAATAAAACGAAAAATAGAGATTGCCGTCATTTCAGATGTACATTTAGGTACTTTCGGCTGCCATGCAAAAGAGTTGTATTCGTACTTGAATAGCATTGATCCTAAAAAACTAATATTAAACGGAGATATTATTGATGTTTGGCAATTTAACAAGCGTTACTTTCCAAAATCCCATATGCAAGTTATAAAAAAAATTATGGATATGGCTTCAGATGGTGTCGAGGTAATTTATATCACCGGAAATCACGACGAAATGTTGCGCCGTTTTAGTGAATCTACAATTGGAAATTTTTCAATAGTTGATAAATATGTTACCGAATTAAACGGGAAAACCGCTTGGTTTTTTCATGGCGATATTTTCGATGTCTCCATTCAAAATGCAAAATGGCTAGCTAAACTAGGTGGATACGGTTACGACTTTCTAATATTAATAAACCAAATGGTGAATTGGGGTTTAGACAAAATGGGAAAAGAAAAATACTCTATTTCTAAACGTATTAAAAATGGCGTAAAAGGGGCCGTTAAATATATTAATGATTTTGAAGATGTAGCAACAGATTTAGCTATAGAACAAGGTTATGATTATGTGATTTGTGGACATATACATCAGCCAAAAATGCTTATAAAAGAGAACAAATACGGAAAAACCATGTATTTAAATTCTGGCGATTGGGTTGAAAATTTTACAGCTTTAGAGTATCAGTTTAAGCGTTGGAAAATTTACAATTACAATCATGATAAACTTTCTCCATTTTTTGTTGATGAAGATTTAAAAGGCATGAATATGCAAGATTTAATAGCCGCAATAACGATAGTCGACAAAAAGAAGAAGAAGAAAAAAGATAAAAAAGCTAAGAAATCAGAGTAA